From Tachysurus fulvidraco isolate hzauxx_2018 chromosome 6, HZAU_PFXX_2.0, whole genome shotgun sequence:
TTTCTTGGGTATGGATGCCGTCATCATGCGCCGCACCTGGTTTGGCATCCAGCATACGAACAGCGCACACATGATCAGCACTAAGGGAaaccaacacaaaacacacaagtaaatacacttaaggacatattaaGAAAAGCACATGGAAGCACATATGAATATTCagtacatatttaaataaagcaaaaaagacagaaggagagagaaacatCATGCAAGATACACTAAATATATTGTACAGGACATTCTGATGGACATTATTTGATCTGTTCTCCTTGTTTCCAGGAAATTTGATGTTGATTGAATaagttgaatgaatgaataagtttGAATAGCCTCATTATTTCTGGGTGAATAAAGGGTCCTCAGTTTGGTCACTTCCCATATCCCACCAGCAGCCAGCTCTCTACTACAGTACAACAACTCAGGGAGAATGAAGCCTAACACATCCCTCACGTAAGATGCACGAAGCCAGAcaaatgcatcttttttttgctgcttgTGCTGTATCACAGTTACACACTCAAAGGAAAGCTCTGTCTTCTCTCTTGCACATACGTatatcacatacacaaagatgtcttgtttttggttttaatcATCAACTGATTTGAAGAAGGCAGGTCATGACCAGGATTAGGAAATGTCCAGATAATGtttgaaaaggaaaataaaatcttttttttcagtgttgatAACTTACCATATAGAATTCAAATTAGAATTCAAATGTAGTATTTTTCACATACAAAACTATATTATGAAAGATTTCtatcttatttatattatattttcatttggAATAATTATAGACCATCTGTGAAAGACAAGACAACCCTAAgggggtgtgcaaacttttgcccTCAACTGCAATAGTCTGTCCATTGTCTctgtcaaatatatatatatatgggaaAAGTGCTAAAGTTTCTCTACTGAACTCTCTGTACTGATTTAGATAATTAAATGCAGTTAATTGTGCAGTTTATTTCATGTAAAATCAGCAAACATTCacattgtacatttttacaATGTGATAATAGCTTGTATTTCACCATAATTCCTTTAGCACCAGCAAGCTAGCTAACTGAGAAATATGTGTTATGGtgtcaaaagaaaagaaaagaaaagaataatacaTATGTACGAGTGAGCCTGGTGTCGTCTGGGTTTCCGATAGCAAAGCGTGTAAACATGACAAACTCGTAATTACTCGTGATTAAAATCTTCAGAAGAAgcctcatatacacacacacacacacacacacacacacacacacacacacacacacacacacacacacacaaaatcttctACTCTTAATTTTTCATTTAACTCACGTTAGCCTTCACTATAAGACATTGAGCATAGTTACATATAGACTAAATGAGGTttataaacagtaaatgctTACTTTTATGTAACTAATGTGAATAATTGAACCAGGATGAATAATTGTATGTCATGTCAGTTTAAAATGTTATGATTGCTTATGAAACTAAATGCTTACTACATTTCTACTTCAGTCTTTTTATACTGTATTCAATTAAACTGTGTAAATGCAGTGAGTTACCTAAAAAAATGATGGTCTGCTTGCGTGAGGCTTTGACTCTGGCACTCTCATGTTTAGGCACGGTAGTGCCTGACGTGTCTGTAGTAATCATGGGGGCTTTGAGGACTACAATCATGCTCCTGCACATGAAAGCCACGCTGCCAAGGACCAGCAGGTAGAGGATGAAAGCGACAAAAACACTGGCACGATACATTCCCCAGTACTCATGCAGGTTGGTGCAGAAGGTCAGGTTCTGTGCCGGCGCTCCTCCTGGCTCCACTACATGACCTTGAGTTCCAGTTGTAATTAGCAGAGGCACAGCAATGAGGATGGAGGTAAGCCATGCAGCGAGGATGAGGTGAGCAGTGCGGGCATTTGCTAACGCTTTGTAGCGAAATGGGTGGCATATAGCCATGTAGCGTTCAAAGCTTAGCGTGGTCACATTGAGTATGGTGGCATAGCTGCACGCTTCGAACAGGAAGTTATAGATCTTGCAGGCAGCATTTCCAGAAGCAGAGCTAAAGGGGAACCAGATGGCACTATAGAGTTCCACGGGCATACCAATCAGCAATACCAGCAAATCAGAGCAGGCCAGGCTCACCATGTGATCAGTGACACACTTCTGCAAGTACCCTTTTCTCTGAAGCACCTGTGTGACGTGAATAGTGATACTGTTCCCTAGAATTCCTAGGATGAGAATGAAGCTGTAGAGTACTGTGAGGAAGACCTTCACTCCAAACTTCATCTCCAGGTTTCCCCAGTTCTGATCTTTTTCCTGTTCCATGTTCTCCTGCTCTGGCTCTCTGCTCTGATCCACCCTGTTGACTTTAGCCCAGATAGTCTTATCTTTCCAGGAACACTGCACCGATATCAGCACTATTAATCatcaaactgctggaaccatgATAATGTTcctataaacaataaaaagccAATTTTGAGTTTTATACCTTAAGGTGTATTAGCTTCTACCTTCTACATGAAGTCTAGTATAGTGTTCTCTTACCTGACTAGTCCAGCTCTCCTGAATCAGCTGAGCCAACTCACTGTGCAACTCACTCACTTATGGAGATAAGCCAGCTGATTTGTGGTGTCCTCCTTTTCTGGCTGGAATCTCTTCCTGGATATTTGTACGCAGGTTCAGCTTGGTTTTAAGCAgtgcttctctttttttccctttgaaGCCAACTGAGTTAATGATTACAGTTAACGTCGAGGCTGAGGGAgtgtacatatatgtgtgtagggtgtgtgggtgtgtgctaATCAGCATGAGCTACGTAGATTGGCCCTCGCTTTACCACCTTTGGAAATTTGTGTGATGAGTCACATGTTTACCTTAGAATAACATCCGAAACATTTTGATCAGATAAGAAATTCTAGCAGATACGAAGTTCTTAAGAAGTTAAGGAAATTCTGACTTTCATATTACATATACTTTTTCCCATTTAGACTAAACATTGATTTCTCAAGTAACCATTTCAGTTGTGTAACAACAGATAGTAAAGCTCTCGTTAATCATGTAAAGTTTCCCAAACATGTCTTAAAGGCTCAGTGAAGCAGAATCTCATAGACCCTCCCACTTCAGGACAAACCTGATTTTTTTCAGCTCCACCACTCGCTCAAAAGTAAACAGGAGGAAAGCAGCTATGTGTCGAATAAGTTTAACCAAACTAAACTGGAATCAGGAAACACTTCGCTGTttgtttcagaaaaacaaacctTATTGAccttttgttcatttctgaagtgtaagaagaaataaaaatagtgcACATTGTCCACTTTCTTTCTTCAGTTTAAATCTTGACTCAAATTTACAGCCATCAGATTCAGAACATCTGCCTACAACAGGGATAAAGATCTCACACCTCATGTCTGAGAAGTCAGGTTCACAATCAGCCTTTTCTCTAAGTCATTCTTGTCGAGACATGTCAGTCAAGAATACGATCTGGGAAATGTAGCTTAAATCTAGAGCACCAAAGGGTTCCATCTACCCAAAGCTTGGAGAAGGGAGTGTCATGGCcatggtgattttattttcagatttgtGGCGAGCTAGTTTCACCTACATGCACCAAATGTGGTAGGAACATGGGTCTCCTAAAGACACACAAATTTTCACATCACATCCATTATATATGCAGGAAGTTTAGGATCCTGTGAGTTTCAACTGATGCCAGACTTTTAAATACATCTCATACTTGCACAATCAGATTCAAACCATATTCAGTCAGGTTAATGGCAATATATTCAGGATGCTAAATGGTGATGTTGATATTTTGAATAGTGTTGCTACTGTAAAGGCGGTATTCACATTGCACAATTGATTAGCCTGAATAAATCCCCTGTTTCATACAATTTCTCAATTCACATGTTTGATCACGGAGGCATTATCCCATTCACATGCCAAAAGTGAATCATTGTAATAgtcattgactttttttttttttgtaacactCAGTGGTAAAGTAGATAGTCTTCAGGATATAGGTCTTTGCTCATAGAGGTATTGTTGTTTTATGAACTGTAAAAAAAGACGGGCTGGTGAGGGAATCGCTGTTTAAacagtgagaacaggaactaaattGTTGACCGACATTCCTCAATattgtaaatgttgtaaatgttgtcaaattgctgtggtacaaaatgaataaaacactgtggatttagtttttgattattttcccataacagcacCAACATTTATAATGCACCTCTGAGATATCCACATGCCGGTACTGGCTGATAATACAGACACTGATGAATGCTCGGTGCTTGGCCCAGCCTATTGCTCCATGCAGCTATCTTTTTTGGAGTGTCATTTTTGGCATAGAGAATCTGttcttcaaaacaaaacaaaattaactaaactaaactaaacaaaaaaaaaaaaaataaagaaaagaaatctatGTCCACCAACCAGGGgtatcattttgtatttttgtatttgtatgtccatgtacagtatatatcattAGGCCATTCTTAAACATCCTTTGcagtaacagttaaaaaaaaaggtcggtagataggtctatatatatatattttttcgaGTTTCAATGTaagaaaaagtacaattttggtgatggtgattacgtaggtatgactttaaacaaattagcatatcgtgatgtcactgactgggtcttcaacccgtgccttcgggcgcatcattgcaaaccttattttgatgctggacacagtttttcccagaactttgtgccaagttaaagcggtgtcgagctgttttaatgattttttttagatgtattatgatgcccgaacccgttaatattattttattgcttttgtattagttgttgaaaaattgagtcggtcctaaattgacagggtaggtcgggttacggcaaacaagaatatttttaaggatggccttagcCTATGCTAATATATTACAGATATAATACAGTTTCTGAAAGGTTATTGTTTGGTTATGGGGGTGTATGCCCTATAGTACTATATATTGCAATGCCGTAACATGTATACCACATGTACAGATAATATattgtttaaacacaaacatgtcaAGCATCTAGcatgtttctgtgctgtgtatAAAATATGAGCTTTCAGAACACCAATGATGAGTTCATCCAGTAAATGGACAGGGAAAGAAAAGATCCTGGAACCTATAGAAACAGAATGCTCAGGGCTAATAGTCAAGGTATAACCATCATTCCATGAATGAGCAAAGATGTGCCTTCAACCAAACATTTAGCTCACAATACTGGTCTTAGAAAAGCACATGATGTCCATTAGATAACAAACCATGAAGAAAACAACATGAATACTCTTATCAACAATAAATCCAAACATAATGGCTTGTCTAATCATTCAAATGGCTTTACATTAGAAACCTAAAAACACACAGGGTTGAAGTTTTTGACTGATCGTCCTGAATATTTGAAGGGTAATAAATGAAgggtaataaatgaataaaagtacCTGCCATACTGTTATAAACAACTCAGTAAGTAAACAGCTCTGAAAGCCATCTACAATTAATGTCTGCTAGAATGAGGGCTCAGTGTTCAACACTAAGTCATGTAtataaaagtgctataaaagCAGAGATAAGCCACTGCACAGGATGTACTGAAACACTGTGGGCCAGTGTCTGTCAGAATCCGTAGCAAAGCGATGAAGCTTCGTCTCAGTCTTCGATTTGTTCCCTGCATTAAAGGCTTCCCGGACCACCTCCCAGAAGCCGTGTCAGCAGTAGGATCCAggatttctgttatttttcctCCCTAAAGAACCATTTTTTAATGAGATTTATTCAATTCTGTACAATCCCTTCTAAGCCCTTCTACAGGGCATATCCCATTTTATTTGTTGTCAGTGATTTAGTACATGTTAAGACCAATAAATTAGCATACAAGTTGACAggataattcatttaaataactCATTTGTCACTGATTTCCATTATTTTCAGTGCCAGACTATTTTTTCAGTTCTATTATTGTGCAACTCCTACAAATTATTTGATAAATACAGTACAGCTGTTAGGAAAAGGTATGTGGTCATAGGCCAGGAAATATAAGGGtttaataattcaataaaatccattttttcaTGTCTTTTCTTCTGAAATGTGATTCTTGATATCTTACATGGTTTATTGGTTTTCACTCTACATTCCTGAATGTGAACTCTACTGATTTTCAACCTAATCTCCATCTATCACATGTCTATTATATACATTTCAAGAATGTTAAGGTCTTTCCCTCCAATGGGAGAAAAAAGTTTAAAGGCAGTGGCTGGggttacattaaatatttaatgttcaccaaatatttttatacaatgctttcatttttttttacttaaattaaatgtacatatttataaattaatctttaattttgtACAATTTGTCTTTTTGTGGATGGATCCTCCAACTATGCATGGTTAACACAAATATTTGGAGAACGTGTAAATACAAGAATTACTTTTTAACTGCAGCACTCAAGCACTGGAAAGCTATAAATTAGAGGAATTGTGAAGAGCTTTAAGgtctgtttcattttttaagAGCATCACTGTTAGTGTAATGTCTATATCTTtgaatttgttttgtatttttactaTTTCTGGCTGCTGGCTATAGACTTTCATTATAAATGCTTTTCAATTATATGTATTTACTGTGCTTTCTTTGCTTCTGGCTACAGTCACATTACAAGTTCTCCATTAAAAGAAACAGTTCAGATCTGTTTCTTTTAATGGATCATATTTCTAACTGCAAGTATCCCATATCAGTCTTTAATGTGATTGCACCTGTCTCCTGAAATGCCCCATATCGGCACAAAGTCTTCTTGGCAACAGTACAGATAACTGATTGCACAAATATTAGCTTAATAACCAATATCCCCATCATTCCACTGGATCTAGACTGTGGGACATGATTGTCATTCCTGTCCTCCATTTTTCTGCACTGGctacaaatatatttacatgcTTATTATAGCCacatgaattaataaaataattaataaatgtggCTCAGGACtgactttaaaaaaagatcagCATTATGTGTCCACATTTTGAAAAAAGCTGAAGTTTTCCTTTAAAATGGAGACCTGGTGAGTTAATAGCAGACCAATACCTACACCACTTACCAGTGAGCCAATCTGAAATTGGCTAAAGTACTGAAGCTGTGTTGTATCATGATCTATGTGGGCTGTATAGATTTACAACACAACATGTTCTCATAGAGAAGGAATGAGATATGTTTTATACTTgtgccaaagaaaaaaaaaaatcaggagaaAACACAGGACATATGTGCTCAATAGTGTTTACTTGGATGTAGATGGGATTGAATTTGGTAATtcataccaaacacacacaaacttttaatTACATGGTAATGGCAATACatacacaaaatattaattACCATGTTACATGATTTTAGTGTCTTGTTTCAATGGTGAAATACATCATGCAAGATTGACTAGACCGTGACACTATAGACACTATCTACATtacaaagattaaaaagatAATAGGCTACTTGTAATTTATGGGAAAAATGGTGATTTGAATCCAGCAAAtctgcatgtacacacacacacacacacacacacacacacacacacacacacacacacacacacaaacacacacagaacatgtaTTACACCTGTTTGTGTATTGCAATATACGAAAGTCCTTGTAGGCACATTTGTTAATGCAAGATCTCAGACTCCGCTGATCGCAATTCCATTTTGCGTGGCAAAGGCTCGGTTTTGATACTCTGATTGGAAAGTCAGTCAGTGTGCCTGGATCATCCATCATGACCAGTGAAAGCTGCTTGCCTGGATTCTGGCCCTGAGATATCACAGCCAACAAAATGAGGATTAAAAATGGTCAATCACAGGGTCTTCAGAACatgtgaggaggaggagtaggaGTAGGAGGAAGAAGTAATACAAGGCACAAAGGCAGGTTTCGGATTGTCATTTGCACTCCTTGGTTCCTGTATGAAGAGGTTTTAACTTTAGTTATATTTCTTGGATAAACAATCAAAGTGAAGCAATGACATTAAAACGCTGGTTCAAATATTACTAGCTGCACATTGAGAAGAGCAGGATGATATCACTGTGCGTACATGTGTCTAGGTGGGTGGTAATACAGGCTGAGGCATGTTTCTCATATTTTCTTTCTGAGACTTTAgtatacaaatgcacacacatgccTGAAAACGttaccccacacatacacactgacacacacactgacacacacagaatatatgCGGTTTGCCTCACTCATCTGGTTATTGCggttgatttgtttttaaaataaaatgaacatggGGTGGGTTTATTCAGGAGTACTGTGCTACCAAAGCCACACAATTGCACTGGATTCCTTGGGAATTACATAAAGCCAAACTAAACAGTCTCCAGCCCTCCGACATCTGTGTTCAGCAAAGTCTTCCTTAGCTCTTGTTTATGCATGTGTCTTAGGATGTATAGCAGATGGCAAGGAGACATCCTCCAACCCAAAGAATGAATTTCATAAAATCGCTTCAAAAGCAATACAGTCCCATCTGCACACTTGTTATATCATTATTAAGGAAAACAACACATTTGAAAATCTGATCATGAAATGTTAGCATTGTTTATTGAGTCCAATAAGCCTTTATGTTGTCATCTTGAATAATAATTCTTTTCTTGGGTATTGTTTCTGGGGCAATCGAGGCAAACATCGTCTACATAAAGTGAAACGCAATGAATCGCTTGGACTCTTCGTAGCGCATGTCTGTACAAAAGGTTGTAgcttaccttttaaaatgttaatcaaGAGCAAAAATCTCTGTTTTCGGGGGCAGAGCTCTGTAAGGGAATGAGACTCTCACACTGCTCACTGTCCTCTGCTAATCTACAAAACACccacacagtacaacacacattacacatatataaactTTACTGAACACAGTGTCGAAAATTCCACCATGTTTAGGCTCAGTGTTCTAGATTTATAAGACACACGGGTCACTTATCTTTAAATACACCTGAATTTAAATGTGTAATGTTAATCTGGATGTTAAACATGTTTGTAAGGTTAATCGAACAACTAACATTTTATGAAATgtacaaaattaaaatataaactcaTTTTATTAAGATTAACATCACCATAAAATAATGACTCACTGTAATGAATTATAGTTGTTCATCACAAAACGGTTTTCAGATTCAGAAATAGTTAGGCTCAGTTATTCCCTCCAGTGGTGTAAGGATACTACTTCACCACACTACTTCACCTTCCATCAAGCACAACTGGTGCACCTTTACCTTGCTTATAGTAattcatttacagtaaataattagaaattacacacaaaaaaaaccccacatctTAGCAAGTTAAAATATCTTGATTCAAATGTATCTATTGTTTCTTAttacaataaaccaaataaaagcTTATTAAGCCTATTTCTAAACATATATGACTACTTTTAACCTTTAACTTTCATTGTTCTTGTTTCCATGTTATTATGCTATTTTTATTATGCTGTAAAAATTTAATGTCTAGAAAGAAGCAAAAGTATCTGCCAACATTTAAAGCTTACGTACGTACGGACAGATAGAtacttctttaaaaataatctgCCTAGATTTGCTTAAAAATTGgttatatttggtttatttaaatCTTATAATGAGAAACAGCAGATAAATTTTATTAGATTGAAGATATTTCAACTTACTAAGATGTCAAGTGGTGGTTTGGGCGCttaaggctctggattgttgattggaggatcagggctCAAGCGCCTGCACTGTCAAGCCACCACTTTGGGTccttaaacaaggcccttaaccctctctgctccaggagtGCTGTAATATGGCTGACTATTGGGGTCTGTCACAAACTTTCAAAGTTgcgatatgtaaagaaaagattttcactgtgctgtaaagtatatgtgacaaaataaaggattctattctattttttgtAGAGTATAGAAGATCAGTGGCTTGCAAACCCTTTTCCCCCTTACAAAAGCATTCAATGCTAAGAATACAACAACTTCCGGCTATATACCAGAAAATACCAACATTGCACAGCAACACGAGTAATAAATCAAGGCATACCTTTTAGTTACAATcagtttaaatgagatttattaGTAATATGGTGAGACACAGCAAGGCCTGCATTCCAAGGCTTTTAAACAGTCTCTGCCATAATCAGTCTCTTACTCCTAATCCTGCTGTCACCTTGGGTTATATTCTGATTCAACATACTGTATTCAGTTTCACTCTCATAGTACAAACACACTGGAGCTATGTAGGATtgtaaagaaaagagaagggaaTATGCCACTCAAACACAATATATGTCTGAAAGGTAGGTAGGAGCTGTCAAAGCATGATGACTAGGagaaaacatgaacaaacaaaatacaacaaagCCTGAAAACAAAATCCTCCAAAAGCACAATGGACCAGGATTTTTTGAAATAAGATGCTGTCATGTTTAGACTGACTGTGAAATAAACAAGCTTGAACGTGAACTTAATTAGCCATGTAAAGGTCTTCGACTAGAATACAGTCTTCTGTTAAAATATACATGATCGATTATTTAGTCAGTTTGCTACAGTAGTATGCAAAGGTTTGGCCATCTCTGTCCAAATTACCCCTATCCAAAATCTACTTAAAGAAACGCAAACTGAAGTTTTTGGAATGGTCCTTATAGACCACCAACTTAAGCATCATGGACAATCAGTTGGTGTGTCTTAAACATGCTGTGCATAGCCCAAGGATACTTCAAAACTAGGAACATGCTAGAAACAGTGGTTGACATTGCTGGCTACAAAAAGCTGTGCAATCTGTCCAATTTTATGTAGACAGATGTG
This genomic window contains:
- the gpr39 gene encoding G-protein coupled receptor 39, with the protein product MEQEKDQNWGNLEMKFGVKVFLTVLYSFILILGILGNSITIHVTQVLQRKGYLQKCVTDHMVSLACSDLLVLLIGMPVELYSAIWFPFSSASGNAACKIYNFLFEACSYATILNVTTLSFERYMAICHPFRYKALANARTAHLILAAWLTSILIAVPLLITTGTQGHVVEPGGAPAQNLTFCTNLHEYWGMYRASVFVAFILYLLVLGSVAFMCRSMIVVLKAPMITTDTSGTTVPKHESARVKASRKQTIIFLVLIMCALFVCWMPNQVRRMMTASIPKKSWNKTYLLSYVKLHPIADTFFYLSSVLNPMLYNLSSRQFRTAFLQALCCRLSIEHVNKRTVEKSKAPHASSHSLRPLLRKISRQKSARPSSRDAETLTLSAESSSVVQKLDTPPAVSSETDT